A genomic window from Candidatus Krumholzibacteriota bacterium includes:
- the lpxD gene encoding UDP-3-O-(3-hydroxymyristoyl)glucosamine N-acyltransferase encodes MVRYTLQELAEIVDGVVIGPGDVVISGVAGIKEAQTGEITFLANPRYEAFLGETGASAVIADRDGDSPRPILRVDNPYLAFLRVVTLFADDPTTIYPRGIHPTAVVADSAAIGDEVSIGAFAYVGERATVGAQTTILPHTCVCADAAIGERCLIYPHVTVRERCEIGDRVIVHAGAVIGSDGFGYARQGDIHLKIPQIGIVRIEEDVEIGANTTIDRATTGVTLVRRGCKIDNLCQIAHNVVIGEDSILAAQAGISGSTELGRNVVLAGQAGLVGHIRIGDGARVGAQGGVTKSIPPQTSVSGYPAREHTQARKIYAASKRLPDLLREFRELRARVEALEKGPGSGAPAEDD; translated from the coding sequence ATGGTCAGGTACACGCTACAGGAACTGGCGGAGATTGTCGACGGCGTCGTCATCGGCCCGGGAGACGTCGTGATCAGCGGCGTGGCCGGCATCAAGGAGGCGCAAACCGGGGAGATCACCTTTCTCGCCAATCCCCGCTACGAGGCGTTTCTCGGCGAGACCGGGGCCTCGGCGGTGATCGCGGACCGCGACGGCGATTCCCCCCGCCCGATCCTGCGCGTCGACAATCCGTATCTCGCATTCCTGCGCGTGGTAACGCTCTTCGCCGACGATCCGACCACGATCTACCCGCGGGGGATCCACCCGACCGCGGTCGTCGCGGACAGCGCGGCGATCGGCGACGAGGTCTCCATCGGCGCCTTCGCGTACGTCGGGGAACGCGCGACCGTGGGAGCGCAAACGACGATCCTCCCGCACACCTGTGTCTGCGCCGACGCGGCGATCGGTGAACGCTGCCTGATCTATCCGCATGTCACGGTCCGCGAGCGATGCGAGATCGGCGATCGGGTCATCGTCCACGCGGGAGCGGTGATCGGATCGGACGGCTTCGGATACGCGAGGCAGGGGGACATCCATCTCAAGATCCCCCAGATCGGGATCGTCAGGATCGAGGAGGACGTCGAGATCGGCGCGAACACGACGATCGACCGGGCGACGACCGGGGTCACCCTCGTGAGGCGGGGCTGCAAGATCGACAATCTCTGCCAGATCGCCCACAACGTCGTGATCGGCGAGGACTCGATCCTCGCCGCCCAGGCGGGGATCTCGGGGAGCACCGAGCTCGGCAGGAACGTCGTGCTCGCCGGCCAGGCGGGGCTCGTCGGTCACATCAGGATCGGCGACGGCGCCCGTGTCGGCGCCCAGGGGGGCGTCACGAAATCGATCCCGCCGCAGACGAGCGTCTCCGGCTACCCGGCGCGCGAGCACACGCAGGCGCGCAAGATCTACGCTGCGAGCAAACGCCTTCCGGACCTGCTCAGGGAGTTCAGGGAACTGCGG